Proteins co-encoded in one Campylobacter jejuni genomic window:
- the rpoD gene encoding RNA polymerase sigma factor RpoD → MNAKTQEAELEELFQENAKDYITYEKLVKYLTKQPSASTAKKVQALMKKHKVQLFSAAEIAQMKNIEDAKRLQEEKQKLQDTSLENEFDLANENDLLEWSRSDSPVRMYLREMGQIALLNKDEEIEISKKIELGEDIIIDAFCSVPYLIDFILDYKEPLINRERRVKELFKSFDDEEKSDDKLDELDIDEDEENETELESDEENTKKNSKKEDERTLKVIEKFKALEKAKKDWLKTSKDKESGDELLDKLSIAFKKNILKEKLMDLGPTSKLISEIVKSMETALKSDEEFDKELKRLEYRLPMFSDELKKRHADILKDITKLSKEEITERALETTMVSTYMEIKKLFQTKEASEKSFDLEKSRLKEILEQIKRGKKISDEAKGRMAKSNLRLVVSIAKRYTNRGLPFLDLIQEGNIGLMKAVDKFEYKRGYKFSTYATWWIRQAISRAIADQARTIRIPIHMIETINQINKIIREHLQKDGKEPDVSVIAKEVGLSIDKVKQVIKITKEPISLEAPIGNEDDGKFGDFVEDRNSLSPMDHILKDDLKEQIDEVLDQLNDREKAVIRMRFGLMDDESDRTLEEIGKELNVTRERVRQIESSAIKKLKHPKVGRKLKNYIEGWK, encoded by the coding sequence ATGAACGCCAAAACTCAAGAAGCTGAATTAGAAGAATTATTTCAAGAAAATGCAAAAGATTATATCACATATGAAAAATTGGTAAAATATCTTACAAAACAACCAAGTGCATCAACCGCTAAAAAAGTACAAGCATTAATGAAAAAACACAAAGTGCAACTTTTTTCAGCAGCCGAAATTGCACAAATGAAAAACATAGAAGATGCAAAAAGACTTCAAGAAGAAAAACAAAAACTCCAAGATACAAGCCTTGAGAACGAATTTGATTTAGCCAATGAAAACGATTTATTAGAATGGAGCAGATCAGACTCTCCTGTTCGTATGTATTTAAGAGAAATGGGACAAATTGCTTTATTAAACAAAGATGAAGAAATTGAAATTTCCAAAAAAATAGAACTTGGCGAAGATATTATCATTGATGCTTTTTGTTCTGTACCTTATTTGATAGATTTTATTTTAGATTATAAAGAACCTTTAATAAACAGAGAAAGAAGGGTAAAAGAACTATTTAAAAGCTTTGACGATGAAGAAAAAAGTGATGATAAACTTGATGAACTTGATATAGATGAAGATGAAGAAAACGAAACAGAATTAGAATCAGATGAAGAAAATACTAAAAAAAACAGCAAAAAAGAAGATGAAAGAACTTTAAAAGTTATAGAAAAATTTAAAGCTCTAGAAAAAGCTAAAAAAGATTGGCTAAAAACATCCAAAGACAAAGAAAGCGGAGATGAACTTTTAGATAAATTAAGCATTGCGTTCAAAAAAAATATTTTAAAAGAAAAATTAATGGATCTAGGCCCTACTTCAAAACTTATTAGTGAAATCGTAAAGTCAATGGAAACTGCACTAAAAAGCGATGAAGAATTTGACAAAGAACTTAAGCGTTTAGAATACCGCTTACCTATGTTTTCTGATGAACTTAAAAAACGCCATGCAGATATTTTAAAAGATATTACAAAATTGAGCAAAGAAGAAATCACAGAGCGAGCTTTAGAAACAACCATGGTAAGCACTTATATGGAAATTAAAAAACTATTTCAAACTAAAGAAGCTAGTGAAAAAAGCTTTGATCTTGAAAAATCACGTTTAAAAGAAATTTTAGAGCAAATTAAACGCGGTAAAAAAATCTCTGATGAAGCAAAAGGAAGAATGGCAAAATCAAACTTACGTCTTGTTGTAAGCATAGCTAAACGCTACACAAATCGTGGCCTACCTTTCTTAGATCTTATCCAAGAAGGAAATATAGGTTTAATGAAAGCTGTGGATAAATTTGAATACAAAAGGGGTTATAAATTTTCCACTTATGCAACTTGGTGGATCAGGCAAGCTATTTCAAGGGCTATAGCTGACCAAGCAAGAACCATAAGAATTCCAATCCACATGATAGAAACCATCAATCAAATTAACAAAATTATCCGCGAACATCTACAAAAAGATGGAAAAGAACCTGATGTCAGTGTTATAGCTAAAGAAGTAGGTTTAAGTATAGATAAAGTTAAACAAGTTATTAAAATCACAAAAGAACCAATTTCTCTTGAAGCCCCAATAGGAAATGAAGATGATGGTAAATTTGGAGATTTTGTTGAAGATAGAAATTCACTTTCTCCAATGGATCATATCTTAAAGGATGATTTAAAAGAACAAATTGATGAAGTTTTAGATCAATTAAACGATAGAGAAAAAGCGGTAATTCGTATGCGTTTTGGCTTAATGGATGATGAAAGTGATAGAACTTTAGAGGAAATTGGAAAAGAGCTTAATGTCACTCGAGAAAGAGTGAGACAAATAGAAAGCTCAGCTATAAAAAAACTCAAACACCCTAAAGTAGGAAGAAAACTAAAAAATTATATAGAAGGTTGGAAGTAA
- a CDS encoding SixA phosphatase family protein, giving the protein MKKIYIIRHAKASKSGDIDDFERKLTKSGKEDLKKLFKNLALHEIHPDLVLSSPAVRTAKTAKKIAKFYNFDKNKICFDKRLYLCNVENLLKILQDIDDEFNEVFLVGHNPSLMELGELLSSLCLASFPTSSILCLEFDIKEFKNLKKHSGKLVFFEHVRKLKEEKDLGF; this is encoded by the coding sequence ATGAAAAAAATTTATATTATAAGACATGCAAAAGCAAGCAAGAGTGGAGATATTGATGATTTTGAAAGAAAACTTACTAAGAGTGGAAAGGAAGATTTAAAAAAGCTTTTTAAAAATCTTGCCTTGCATGAAATTCATCCTGATTTGGTGCTATCAAGTCCTGCTGTTAGAACCGCTAAAACAGCGAAAAAAATAGCCAAATTTTATAATTTTGATAAAAATAAAATTTGTTTTGATAAAAGATTGTATCTTTGTAATGTTGAAAATTTGCTAAAAATTCTGCAAGATATTGATGATGAGTTTAATGAAGTATTTTTAGTGGGTCATAATCCTAGTTTAATGGAGCTTGGAGAGTTATTAAGTTCGCTATGTTTAGCTTCTTTTCCAACTTCTTCTATCTTGTGTTTAGAATTTGATATTAAGGAATTTAAAAATTTAAAAAAACATAGCGGAAAATTAGTTTTTTTTGAACATGTACGCAAGTTAAAAGAAGAAAAAGATTTGGGTTTTTAG
- a CDS encoding rhomboid family intramembrane serine protease, giving the protein MLTIFLIFLNILCYFLISYDYYNILGLNILFFNGAYWQLLSSMFLHGNLTHLILNMIVLFQFGRILETYLGALRFIFIYFVGGLLCSLLSVFYVYFDFKYFGENINVIGASGAICVLMGFYAVLDKNSTKGLIVAILLMSFAPLLIGVNVAWYGHIFGFMCGYILAKIKEVK; this is encoded by the coding sequence TTGCTTACAATTTTTTTAATTTTTTTAAATATTTTATGTTATTTTTTGATTTCTTATGATTATTACAATATCCTTGGTTTGAATATTTTATTTTTTAATGGAGCTTATTGGCAACTTTTAAGTTCAATGTTTTTACATGGAAATTTAACTCATCTTATATTAAATATGATAGTTTTGTTTCAATTTGGGCGTATATTAGAAACTTATTTGGGTGCTTTGCGTTTTATTTTTATTTATTTTGTTGGCGGGTTGTTATGTTCGCTTTTAAGTGTTTTTTATGTGTATTTTGATTTTAAATATTTTGGAGAAAATATAAATGTCATAGGCGCTAGTGGTGCAATTTGTGTTTTAATGGGCTTTTATGCTGTTCTTGATAAAAATAGCACAAAAGGACTTATAGTGGCAATTTTACTTATGAGTTTTGCGCCATTGCTTATAGGAGTAAATGTTGCTTGGTATGGTCATATTTTCGGGTTTATGTGTGGTTATATTTTAGCTAAAATAAAAGAGGTAAAATGA
- a CDS encoding PepSY-like domain-containing protein: MKIKFLSIITILSLSLNADIIISADNLPSVSKEFLQHNFKAPIGIVQKDKNSYEVYLSDGTELEFDIDGTWKEIENKAFPFDLDFLPQNLANIIKNEFPNIKAREIERKINHYKIKLDNDVKILIDFNGTILHKEIDD, from the coding sequence TTGAAAATTAAATTTTTAAGTATTATTACTATTTTAAGTTTATCTTTAAATGCTGATATAATAATTTCTGCTGATAATTTGCCAAGTGTTTCTAAAGAATTTTTACAACATAATTTCAAAGCACCTATAGGGATCGTACAAAAAGACAAAAATTCCTATGAAGTCTATCTTAGTGATGGGACAGAACTTGAATTTGACATAGATGGAACTTGGAAGGAAATTGAAAATAAAGCCTTTCCTTTTGATCTAGATTTTTTACCTCAAAATTTAGCCAATATCATTAAAAATGAATTTCCAAATATAAAAGCTAGAGAAATCGAAAGAAAAATCAACCATTACAAGATTAAACTTGATAACGATGTAAAAATTCTTATAGATTTCAATGGAACTATCTTGCACAAAGAAATTGATGATTAA
- a CDS encoding AAA family ATPase has product MKNKKIILASFMVLCMLLGILYFKNEPKYIDENLYQSLLSQNLIQKAVIDKDEIWLKAEGENYIIIKDGIDIKTLLSKVPVEVKKDNTLWVFFVLLIFIIALFISLGYFARKKELAKYPISNKNQNHTQAQNSNINLESSHIKPVISNITFNDVAGVDEVKMELSELVDFLQNPKKYKEFGVKMPKGVLMVGPPGVGKTLIAKAVAGEAGVPFFYQSGSSFVEIYVGMGAKRVRELFSKAKMMAPSIVFIDEIDAVGKARGEMSNVERDSTLNQLLTQMDGFEDNSGVIVIAATNKIELMDPALLRSGRFDRRIFLSLPDFKDRLKILEIYMKDKNNNVNLNKIAKASVGFSGAGLETLVNEAAINALRRNSALVEESDFYAVLNKVLLGKKKILSFNDEEKKIQATYQAAKALSAYYFDIGFDKITLIEDRFKEYEHNIKSKSELINRIKVYLAGSRAMRLIYNESYTNSQDDFLKIKELLDYMLSFDMLKEPNLNEQKKEMDEFLNSMKDKILKLSELLLEKEKIEHDDVKNIMQV; this is encoded by the coding sequence ATGAAAAATAAAAAGATAATTTTAGCATCTTTTATGGTTTTATGTATGCTTTTGGGAATTTTATATTTTAAAAATGAACCTAAATATATAGATGAAAATCTTTATCAAAGTCTATTAAGCCAAAATTTAATCCAAAAAGCTGTGATTGATAAAGACGAAATTTGGCTTAAGGCAGAAGGTGAAAATTACATAATTATAAAAGATGGCATAGATATAAAAACACTTTTATCAAAAGTTCCCGTAGAGGTTAAAAAAGATAATACGCTTTGGGTGTTTTTTGTTTTACTTATTTTTATTATCGCACTTTTTATAAGTCTTGGTTATTTTGCTCGTAAAAAAGAGTTGGCTAAATATCCAATATCAAATAAGAATCAAAATCACACTCAAGCTCAAAATTCAAATATAAATTTAGAAAGTTCCCATATAAAACCTGTGATTTCAAATATTACTTTTAATGATGTAGCAGGTGTTGATGAAGTTAAAATGGAGCTAAGCGAACTTGTGGATTTTTTACAAAATCCTAAAAAATATAAAGAATTTGGTGTAAAAATGCCAAAAGGTGTTTTAATGGTAGGCCCACCTGGTGTAGGAAAAACATTGATAGCAAAAGCAGTTGCAGGAGAAGCAGGGGTGCCATTTTTTTATCAAAGTGGTTCAAGTTTTGTTGAAATTTATGTAGGTATGGGTGCAAAAAGAGTTAGAGAGCTTTTTTCAAAAGCTAAAATGATGGCTCCTAGTATAGTTTTTATCGATGAAATAGATGCTGTAGGTAAGGCAAGAGGAGAAATGTCAAATGTTGAAAGAGATAGCACTTTAAATCAACTTTTAACTCAAATGGATGGTTTTGAGGACAATAGTGGGGTTATAGTTATAGCTGCGACAAATAAAATCGAACTTATGGATCCTGCTTTATTGCGTTCGGGGCGTTTTGATAGGAGAATTTTTTTATCTTTGCCTGATTTTAAGGATAGACTTAAAATTTTAGAAATTTATATGAAAGATAAAAACAATAATGTCAATTTAAATAAAATCGCTAAAGCAAGCGTAGGTTTTAGTGGAGCAGGACTTGAAACTTTGGTCAATGAAGCAGCGATTAATGCTTTAAGAAGAAATAGTGCTTTAGTTGAGGAAAGTGATTTTTATGCTGTATTAAATAAAGTTCTTTTAGGCAAGAAAAAGATTTTGAGTTTTAATGATGAAGAGAAAAAAATTCAAGCCACTTATCAAGCTGCAAAAGCTTTGAGTGCGTATTATTTTGACATAGGATTTGATAAAATAACTCTCATTGAAGATCGTTTTAAAGAATATGAGCATAATATAAAATCAAAATCAGAGCTTATCAATCGTATAAAAGTTTATTTGGCTGGTTCTAGAGCTATGAGATTGATTTATAATGAAAGTTATACTAATTCACAAGATGATTTTTTAAAGATTAAAGAATTGCTTGATTATATGTTGAGTTTTGATATGTTAAAAGAGCCAAATTTAAATGAACAAAAAAAAGAAATGGATGAATTTTTAAATTCTATGAAGGATAAAATTTTAAAATTATCAGAGCTTTTGCTTGAAAAAGAAAAGATAGAACATGATGATGTTAAAAATATAATGCAGGTTTGA
- the mtaB gene encoding tRNA (N(6)-L-threonylcarbamoyladenosine(37)-C(2))-methylthiotransferase MtaB produces MKEKVFFKTFGCRTNIYDTELLKSYVKDYEIINDENKAQIIVVNSCTVTNGADSGIKSYVNTMQKKGIKVILTGCGAVSKGKELLDKKQVFGVLGASNKDKINEFLGAKTSFYELGNLNFIDKDIVCEYENHTKAFVKIQEGCDFACSYCIIPSVRGKSRSVDEKALLKQVEILGANGYSEIVLTGTNIGSYGLKNGTSLGKLLQKMGQISGIKRIRLGSLEPAQLDESFLEILDEAWLERHLHIALQHTSEKMLRIMRRRSHTDNDLKLFNTIASKGYALGTDFIVAHPGESEELWQEALRNFKEFPLTHIHAFIFSPRNNTHSATMKDVINGTLAKERLNTLKSIVEKNNYEFRKKNQVSLEVLVENQKDGFFEGYDQFFNKIKIKSNKDIAKEWIVISEYEVQEKSNFVNLKG; encoded by the coding sequence TTGAAAGAAAAAGTTTTTTTTAAAACCTTTGGGTGTCGCACAAATATTTATGATACAGAGCTTTTAAAAAGTTATGTAAAAGATTATGAGATTATAAATGATGAGAATAAAGCACAAATTATCGTTGTAAATTCTTGCACGGTTACAAATGGAGCTGATAGCGGGATAAAGTCTTATGTAAATACCATGCAAAAAAAAGGCATTAAAGTTATACTTACAGGTTGTGGTGCTGTAAGCAAAGGTAAGGAGCTTTTAGATAAAAAGCAAGTTTTTGGAGTGCTTGGAGCGTCAAATAAAGATAAAATCAATGAATTTTTAGGAGCAAAGACAAGTTTTTATGAACTTGGAAATTTAAATTTTATTGATAAAGATATAGTTTGCGAGTATGAAAATCATACCAAAGCTTTTGTGAAAATTCAAGAAGGTTGTGATTTTGCTTGTTCTTATTGTATTATCCCTAGCGTGAGGGGAAAATCAAGAAGTGTGGATGAAAAAGCTCTTTTAAAACAGGTTGAAATTTTGGGAGCTAATGGTTATAGTGAAATTGTTTTAACAGGGACTAATATAGGTTCATATGGGCTTAAAAATGGCACAAGTTTAGGCAAGCTTTTGCAAAAAATGGGACAAATTTCAGGTATAAAACGCATAAGGTTAGGTAGTTTAGAACCCGCACAGCTTGATGAAAGTTTTTTAGAAATCTTAGATGAAGCTTGGCTTGAAAGGCATTTGCATATTGCATTGCAACATACAAGTGAAAAAATGCTTCGTATAATGAGAAGAAGATCACATACGGATAATGATTTAAAGCTTTTTAATACTATAGCAAGCAAAGGATATGCTTTAGGGACGGATTTTATAGTAGCTCATCCAGGCGAGAGTGAAGAGCTATGGCAAGAAGCTTTAAGAAATTTTAAAGAATTTCCACTCACTCATATCCATGCTTTTATTTTTAGTCCTAGAAACAACACGCATTCTGCTACCATGAAAGATGTGATAAATGGAACTTTAGCTAAAGAAAGGCTAAACACTTTAAAATCCATAGTAGAAAAAAATAATTATGAATTTAGGAAAAAAAATCAAGTTTCACTTGAAGTTTTGGTAGAAAATCAAAAAGATGGTTTTTTTGAGGGTTATGATCAGTTTTTTAATAAGATCAAAATTAAAAGTAATAAAGATATAGCTAAAGAATGGATCGTTATATCTGAATATGAAGTACAAGAAAAGTCTAACTTTGTAAATTTAAAAGGCTAG
- a CDS encoding mechanosensitive ion channel family protein: protein MKKIIILTFFVVFAFGDVNRTIINNINEKINTLNTVISASIWNIRYENFIKYQDINDELIILNLNLKKTSDIHQQEELKRKIANLEEQLSLLKEYKDLNFAQSLSAPDNIETLSKLTNPLAIIGAFSHIKKLKGEKEEYIFKFNDFKNLVDKIREKNSELKELVELKPSVENIEALKASDKKLEEFEQALNFASVSYSVYEKKIDEELSRVSAEIKVQSLRAVNILVAIVIVIAIAFMLKFIAKKYIKDSERYYTATKIINFININIIFLILLFAYIENITYLVTILGFASAGLAIAMKDMFMSMLGWCVIIFGGSFRVGDRVKVFQNDTTYIGDIIDISFLRITLYEELTLETYNKNRRSGRIIFIPNNYVFTNLLANYTHHGMKTVLDGIDISVTFDSNLDKAQEIVENIVTRHAKGYTELARKNIARLQHEYSIKNPKVEPRFFMFFEHWGMRISAWYMTNAYAALVLRSTISKEIIKEFNKHKDIKIAYPSQNLYLGNLNQNHFEQHHENMHFHARNKD from the coding sequence ATGAAAAAAATTATTATTTTAACCTTTTTTGTTGTTTTTGCTTTTGGTGATGTAAATCGGACTATTATTAATAATATAAATGAGAAAATTAATACTTTAAATACTGTAATCAGTGCTAGTATTTGGAATATACGTTATGAAAATTTTATAAAATATCAAGATATAAATGATGAATTAATCATTTTAAATCTTAATTTAAAAAAGACTTCCGATATTCACCAACAAGAAGAACTTAAACGCAAGATAGCAAATTTAGAAGAGCAATTGAGCCTGCTTAAAGAATATAAAGATTTAAATTTTGCACAAAGTCTTAGTGCCCCTGATAATATAGAAACTTTATCTAAGCTTACTAATCCTTTGGCTATTATAGGAGCTTTTTCTCATATTAAGAAATTAAAAGGAGAAAAGGAAGAATATATATTTAAATTTAATGATTTTAAAAATTTAGTAGATAAAATCAGGGAAAAAAACTCAGAACTTAAGGAATTAGTTGAGCTTAAACCAAGTGTTGAGAATATAGAAGCTTTAAAAGCTTCGGATAAAAAGTTGGAAGAATTTGAGCAAGCTTTAAATTTTGCTAGTGTTTCTTATTCTGTTTATGAGAAAAAAATTGATGAAGAGCTTTCTCGAGTAAGTGCTGAGATTAAAGTTCAAAGCTTAAGGGCTGTAAATATACTTGTTGCTATTGTTATTGTTATAGCTATAGCTTTTATGTTGAAATTTATTGCTAAAAAATACATTAAAGATAGTGAAAGATATTATACTGCTACGAAGATTATTAATTTTATTAATATAAATATTATTTTTCTTATTTTGCTCTTTGCTTATATAGAAAATATTACTTATCTTGTAACTATACTTGGTTTTGCCTCTGCGGGCTTAGCTATTGCTATGAAAGATATGTTTATGTCTATGCTTGGATGGTGTGTGATTATTTTTGGTGGAAGTTTTAGAGTAGGGGATCGTGTAAAGGTTTTTCAAAATGATACTACCTATATAGGAGATATTATAGACATTTCTTTTTTACGCATTACTCTTTATGAAGAGCTTACACTTGAAACTTATAATAAAAATCGTCGTAGTGGGCGTATTATATTTATTCCTAATAACTATGTTTTTACAAATTTGCTTGCTAATTATACTCATCATGGTATGAAAACCGTGCTTGATGGCATTGATATAAGTGTTACTTTTGATAGCAATCTTGATAAGGCACAAGAAATTGTAGAAAATATTGTAACACGCCATGCCAAAGGTTATACTGAGCTTGCTAGAAAAAATATAGCTCGTTTACAACATGAATATAGTATTAAAAATCCTAAAGTGGAGCCAAGGTTTTTTATGTTTTTTGAACATTGGGGAATGCGAATTTCTGCATGGTATATGACCAATGCTTATGCGGCTTTGGTATTAAGAAGTACGATTAGTAAAGAGATTATAAAAGAATTTAATAAGCATAAAGATATAAAAATTGCTTATCCATCGCAAAATTTATATTTAGGAAATTTAAATCAAAATCATTTTGAACAACATCATGAAAATATGCATTTTCATGCAAGGAATAAAGATTGA
- the aroB gene encoding 3-dehydroquinate synthase translates to MQVEVKLKENAYKVYIDELEELEFDSKVFILSNPKISGLHLKTLLSKIKAKEIFIATVKDGEEYKNLSTMEEILNQMFNSKLDRKSVLISFGGGVISDMGGFAASIYQRGIDFINIPTTLLACVDAAVGGKTGVNNNFGKNLIGTFYQPKAVYCEGSFLKTLSSRELAAGMAEFIKMAAMFDDSILDFIEKIDEKSFLNATCENEIFTQIIARSIELKSRVVEQDEKESGLRMLLNYGHTFAHVIENFTDYKLYLHGEAVAIGMVMANQLALNLGFLDKMQSQRIKDILLKFGLPISYKINNVDEFYEAFFMDKKSSNKKINFVLASPLGKGLIKGDISKEDIIATLREFQ, encoded by the coding sequence ATGCAAGTAGAAGTTAAGTTAAAAGAAAATGCTTATAAGGTTTATATTGATGAACTTGAAGAATTAGAATTTGATAGTAAGGTTTTTATACTTTCAAATCCTAAGATTTCAGGTCTTCATTTGAAAACATTACTTTCTAAAATTAAGGCAAAAGAAATTTTTATTGCCACTGTAAAAGATGGTGAAGAATATAAAAATTTAAGCACCATGGAAGAAATTTTAAACCAAATGTTTAATTCTAAATTGGATAGAAAAAGCGTGCTTATAAGTTTTGGTGGTGGCGTGATTAGTGATATGGGCGGATTTGCTGCTAGTATTTATCAAAGAGGTATTGATTTTATAAATATTCCTACTACACTTTTAGCTTGCGTTGATGCAGCAGTAGGTGGAAAAACAGGTGTTAATAATAATTTTGGTAAAAATCTTATTGGCACTTTTTATCAACCTAAAGCTGTATATTGTGAGGGTTCTTTTTTAAAGACTTTGAGCTCTAGAGAACTTGCTGCAGGCATGGCTGAATTTATTAAAATGGCAGCAATGTTTGATGATAGTATACTTGATTTTATAGAAAAAATTGATGAAAAAAGTTTCTTAAATGCTACTTGTGAGAATGAAATTTTTACTCAAATTATAGCAAGAAGCATAGAACTTAAATCAAGGGTTGTTGAACAAGATGAAAAAGAATCAGGGCTTAGAATGCTTTTAAATTATGGGCATACTTTTGCTCATGTTATAGAAAATTTTACAGATTATAAGCTTTATTTACACGGAGAAGCGGTGGCTATAGGTATGGTTATGGCAAATCAATTGGCTTTAAATTTAGGGTTTTTGGATAAAATGCAAAGTCAAAGAATAAAAGATATTTTACTTAAATTCGGTTTGCCAATATCATATAAAATCAACAATGTAGATGAATTTTATGAAGCTTTTTTCATGGATAAAAAAAGCTCTAATAAAAAAATCAATTTTGTTCTTGCTAGTCCTTTGGGTAAGGGTTTGATAAAAGGTGATATTTCTAAAGAAGATATAATTGCAACTTTAAGAGAATTCCAATGA
- a CDS encoding COG3400 family protein produces the protein MNDILIIIDGILAKHFLERLCFEKGLGYFFTVVCQNSEKNNLNISSEYIDLHYFDPTSTARLENIMSKDFKQAFIYMQDEFETKKSYEALRSLNPNLEIEIMDFWGLSVNDTHANLADARMTLSRRFMDFLPDIALTAQYIGLGVGEIMEVKIPAGSIFAYRHISSIQQKRWRIVLIYRNSKIYFVKPSFVLEPNDSILIVGDPVVLQSIFHNIRGKAGQFPMPFGSNVFALIDMKNMNQNMQERVLDTTLKLTQKSNAKRFFIHVINPKLGVMYEKLKKLSEDKEGVFFDYFNTDFKQISTWLQNNDIGLVVTDIKNFEKEKQAFFDLKIPIMKVGEASFDELKEAIILSADESELENNANVITDLSKQLDFGVILYYYNPNSQNTTDMEEYFRSLSKLYDKNIQIINKNDENPLLNLQYREDLLQFVSFQKELLNRDFGRNLSTNLNRHYYKMRQNYQLFIPVE, from the coding sequence ATGAATGATATTTTAATTATAATAGATGGTATTTTAGCAAAGCATTTCTTAGAAAGGCTTTGTTTTGAAAAAGGCTTAGGTTATTTTTTTACAGTAGTGTGTCAAAATAGTGAAAAAAATAACTTAAATATTTCTAGTGAGTATATTGACTTGCATTATTTTGATCCTACAAGCACAGCGCGTCTTGAAAATATTATGAGTAAAGATTTTAAACAGGCTTTTATTTATATGCAAGATGAATTTGAAACTAAAAAAAGTTATGAGGCTTTGCGTTCTTTAAATCCAAATTTAGAAATAGAAATAATGGATTTTTGGGGGTTAAGTGTTAATGATACTCATGCAAATTTAGCTGATGCTAGAATGACTTTAAGCCGTAGATTTATGGATTTTTTACCAGATATTGCTTTAACAGCTCAGTATATAGGACTTGGAGTTGGAGAGATTATGGAAGTAAAAATTCCAGCAGGGTCTATTTTTGCTTATAGGCACATAAGTTCAATACAACAAAAAAGGTGGCGCATAGTCCTTATTTATAGAAATTCTAAAATTTATTTTGTAAAACCATCTTTTGTTTTAGAGCCAAATGATAGCATTTTGATCGTTGGAGATCCTGTTGTTTTACAAAGTATTTTTCATAATATAAGAGGCAAAGCAGGGCAATTTCCTATGCCTTTTGGAAGTAATGTTTTTGCTTTAATTGATATGAAAAATATGAATCAAAATATGCAAGAAAGAGTGCTTGATACTACTTTAAAATTAACTCAAAAAAGCAATGCAAAAAGATTTTTTATACATGTTATCAATCCTAAATTAGGGGTAATGTATGAAAAATTAAAAAAACTTTCTGAGGATAAAGAAGGTGTGTTTTTTGATTATTTCAACACGGATTTTAAACAAATTTCCACATGGTTGCAAAATAATGATATAGGATTAGTTGTAACTGATATAAAAAATTTTGAGAAAGAAAAACAAGCTTTTTTTGATTTAAAAATTCCTATTATGAAAGTGGGTGAAGCTTCTTTTGATGAGCTTAAAGAAGCGATTATTTTAAGTGCTGATGAGAGTGAACTTGAAAACAATGCAAATGTCATTACTGATTTAAGTAAACAGCTTGATTTTGGAGTTATTTTATATTATTATAATCCAAATTCTCAAAATACTACAGATATGGAGGAGTATTTTAGAAGTTTATCTAAGCTTTATGATAAAAATATACAAATTATTAATAAAAATGATGAAAACCCTCTTTTAAATTTGCAATATCGCGAAGATTTGTTACAATTTGTGAGTTTTCAAAAAGAATTACTAAATAGAGATTTTGGCAGAAATTTAAGTACAAATTTAAATAGGCATTATTATAAAATGAGACAAAATTACCAACTTTTCATACCAGTAGAATAA